AGCTAGGACACCCCACGTCAACCAGCGCTGCCAGCGTCGCATTATTACCCCTCACACCCCCACCCTTTTTATAACATTTTGTAGCGTTTGATCCGGCTGTAACCCGCTTCTCCTAAAATGACTGGGTGTTCGTCTGGGAGGGAGTCCATGTCTGCACTGCTGGAGAACTGGGAAACCCTGGTGCAGTTGTTTTTGATTGCGCTGGTCATTCTCGCAGGACCGGCGGTGATCTTCC
This Gloeomargarita sp. SKYB120 DNA region includes the following protein-coding sequences:
- a CDS encoding photosystem II reaction center protein Ycf12; its protein translation is MSALLENWETLVQLFLIALVILAGPAVIFLLVARNGNL